The DNA window AGACGTATTCCAGGCAATTTAATATCCCCGGATGGCAGCAGCCGGCAAACAGGCAGAGCCCCTTTTCCGTCTCGAATACGAGCATCTGCTCGTCGCTCATGTAATCGGGGATCTTCTCCGTCCCGTTGTCTATGAAGAACCAATCCGGCTTTTTTTCAAGCCCCGGCGTATATGGGATATCACCCATGACCGTCACTCCTGGAGCTATCTCTTCCCGGCTTTTGGTCAGACGGATGGCGCTCCCTATCAGTTCCCGTTTCCATGGAATACCGATGATACGGTATGTTCTGTGATCGTGATTGATTGCCGTTTTGTTAAGAAACGCGCTCTCCCTGACGAAAACGGGAGGCAGCTTCTTCCCGTTCTTCTGATACTCCCTGACCAGAAATTCAAGGCCTCCGCAGTGGTCAAAATGGCCGTGGCTCAGGATAATACCCGAAAGCTCCGTAAGCGGCACGTGAAGCAGGGCCGCATTCTTCATGAACACATCCGTCTGCCCCGTATCAAAGAGCCAGCGCTTTCCCTCATGCTCAATCAGCAGGGAGAGGCCGTGTTCCGCAAGGAACCCCCGTTTCCCCGCCGTATTTTCATTTAGAATCGATATTTTCATACTGTTTCCCTCATTAACGTCCGTCGATTGATTCCTGTATGGGCAGAGAACCTTCATCAAGGCCCAGCTCAGCCGCACACTGTCTGAAGGTGCGTTCCGCCTCCTCATACATATAAAGCGTTCCCAGTGCGACAAGAGGTTTTCCTGTCTTTATGCAGTCCTCCAGCGCGCAGAGCGCCGCTTCCCTGAGCGTATCGAAGGGCCTGGCCTTTTCCACACCGTGCTTTTTAAAACAGTCCGCCAGTTTTTTTGCCGGCAGGGCTCTGGGGTTATCCGGCGTAACGGTATACACGGCTTCCGTATATGGTTTCAGCATGTCAACCATGGCATCGTATTCCTTGTCCGCCATAACTCCCATGAAGATATTGACCGTTTCACCCTTAAAATAGGTTCGGATGCTCTCCACGGCAACCGTCATTCCCGCCATATTGTGGGCTCCGTCATAGACTGTGAGCGGATTTTTCAGCAATGTTTCAAAACGGGCCGGCCAGGATACGGCTCTCATTCCCTGCTTCACTGCCTCGGCACTGACGGAAATGCCTCTTTTTTTCATAACAGACAGGGCCGTGAGCGCTACCGCGGCATTGGACGGCTGATATAGACCGGGCAGGGAGAGCCTTACATTCTTGTATTCATTAAAATCAAAGGAGCAGCCTCCCAGATCCGTTTCCACATTCTGCAGCGCGCCGTAGTCAACCTCTGTTAACTTCGCCTTATTAAGCTTCGCCTGCTCTGCGATAACCTGCCTTGCTCCCTCTCTTGTCCCACCGAAAATAACGGGGCAGCCGGGTTTTATAACACCCGATTTTTCAAAGGCGATTTTCTCTATCGTGTCTCCCAGGAAGCCCATGTGATCCAGCTCCACATTTACAATAATTGAGACAAGCGTTTCCTTCATTGTATTCGTCGCATCGAGTCTGGCGCCCATACCGGTCTCACAGATAACGACGTCGCATTTTTTCTGGCTGAAAAACTTCATGGCTGCGGCGGACAGGATTTCAAATTCCGTCGGTTTTTCCTCCATCGTATCCGCCAAAGGACGGATAAAGCCGATGACATCCGCAAAACTCCTGTCGTCAATGGGCTTTTTGTCAAGGTGGATGCATTCATTCATCTTTCTGATATAGGGCGATGTAAAAAGCCCTGTCCTGTAGCCCGCCGCATCCAGAATGGATTCCAGCATGGCGCAGACGGAACCTTTTCCATTGGTTCCCGTCACATGGATAATTTTGAGTTCGTTCTGCGGATTGCCGAGAAGGGAAAGCAGTCTGCCTACCCTCTCCAGTCCCGGCATGGTTCCGGGAGAAGTCGATTCTTTTATATAGGTTATTGCCTCTTCATATTTCATCTGTCTTTCATCCTTTCAAGCTGTCTGCCAAACGCCTTGTTGCGCAGGAGAAGGTAAATAATATATCCCTCCGCACAGCCGATTACAATGTATAACGGCACTCTCAATGCGATCATCTGCAGCGGGTAGCCAAAATAAATACGCAGGCCAATGGATTTGATGATCATCGAACCGATGACATGCGCTGCGCCCACCGATGCCGCAAGCCTGAGTTTTGGTTTGGAACGGAAGCAGTTTTTGTATACAAGTCCCGAGATAAATCCCACTGATGCCGCTCCGGCCGTGATGATCGGATTAATCGCATATCCGACCAGAAGGCAGCCAATCAGGTCGGCACACGCTCCCACCGTAAGTCCGGCCAGGGGACCGAAAAAGATTCCCGCCATCAGCACCGTAAGGTTTTCAAAACTGATGCGGAACGGTCCGGCCGTAAATGACAGCTGTTTGCCCAACACAATACTGAGCGCTATAAAAAGCGCCATCATGATAAGTACCTGCAGGCTCCCGAAAGAAGCCCTTGTTCCCGTTTTTGCAGTCTGTCTTGTTGACATAAAAAATAACCTCCTTTTTACCTTGCTCATATAGCAAGTAAAGAAGGCCGCTTTCAGCGTTTCCATTCCACTGCTGTATGAAGCAGGATGCAGAATACGAACCGCAAGCCTGGGCTTTTCGCTCAGCCGGCAACTCCCCGTCCGGCCAATACTTAACGCTCGTATCCTTACTCTTCAGATGTCCTAATTATATCGCCGATTGCCGCCGCAGTCTATTGAAAATGCACTGAATCACAGCTATTTTTCTTCATTTTGTAAAGTATTTTGTATAAATTCCGACAAAACGGGGAACTCATTTTATCTCTTCCCAATATAAAACCGAATAAAAGGCTGGAACCTGCTGCTGCCTGACTTTACCATGCCTGTCTTCTTCCATATCCTGCCGAAAAGTCCGCCTTACGCGGACAGATTCCGTGGACAATGTATTAGCTGCGCTTAAATAAAATTATATTCATCCTGCCCCATTGACGGCAGAGATCCAGTTCAGTATAATAATAAAAATAGGTAAAATGGAAATGAATCATACAAATAAAGTTAAGAGATAAGGAGACGAATCATTATGGCAATTTACATGAACGAACCTTCCCACACATTCGGTGAATATCTGCTGATTCCGGGATACTCATCCACGAAATGCATTCCGGCTAATGTCAGCCTGAAAACTCCTCTGGTTAAATACGCAAGGGGTGAAGAACCGGCCTTAAGCCTGAATATCCCCATGACCTCCGCTATCATGCAGTCGGTATCCGATGACAATATGGCCATCGCTCTGGCAAGAGAAGGCGGGCTTTCTTTTATTTACGGTTCCCAGTCCGTTGAGAGCCAGGCTCAGATGGTATCCCGCGTGAAGAACTACAGGGCTGGTTTTGTCAGCAGCGACTCCAACATCACTCCCGAAAACACCCTCAAGGACATCCTGGATCTGAAAGAGCGGACAGGCCATTCCACCGTTGCCGTAACTTCCGACGGAACGGCCGGAGGCAAACTTTTAGGCATTGTGACGGGCCGTGATTACAGGGTGAGCCGTATGTCTCTCGACACAAAGGTAAGTGAATTCATGACCAACTTCGAACATCTGATCTGGGCCGATGAAACCACCACGCTGAAGGAAGCCAACGACATCATCTGGGAGCACAAGTTAAACAGCCTGCCGATCATTGACAAGGAGCAGCGCCTTGTTTCCATGGTATTCCGCAAGGATTACAACTCCCATAAGACCAATGAAAACGAACTGATCGACTCCTCCAAGCGATATCTGGTGGGCGCCGGAATCAATACAAGGGATTATGCGGAACGCATCCCGGCTCTTCTCGAAGCGGGCGCCGACGTGCTCTGTATCGACAGTTCCGAAGGTTTCTCCGAATGGCAGAAGATCGTAATTGATTATATCAGAGAGAATTACGGCGACACCGTCAAGGTCGGCGCAGGCAACGTTGTAGACAGCGAAGGATTCCGTTTCCTGGCTGAGGCGGGTGCGGATTTTGTTAAAGTCGGCATCGGCGGCGGAGCCATCTGTATTACAAGGGAACAAAAAGGCATCGGACGCGGACAGGCTACCGCCCTGATCGAGGTTGCCAAGGCGCGTGACGATTATTATAAGGAAACCGGTATCTATGTGCCGATCTGCTCGGACGGCGGCATCGTTCACGATTACCACATCACCCTGGCTCTGGCAATGGGCGCTGACTTCCTGATGCTTGGAAGATACTTTGCCCGTTTTGACGAGAGCCCTACCAAAAAGGTGAATATCAACGGAAGCTATATGAAGGAATACTGGGGCGAGGGAAGCGCCAGAGCCAGAAACTGGCAGAGATATGACCTGGGAGGCGACGCAAAGCTCTCCTTTGAAGAGGGTGTGGACTCCTTTGTGCCTTATGCCGGAAGCCTGAAGGATAATGTAGGCCTGTCCCTGAGCAAAGTACGCTCCACCATGTGCAACTGTGGCTGCCTGACCATTCCGGAACTGCAGAAGAATGCCAAGATGACCCTGATCTCCTCCACAAGTATTGTCGAGGGCGGAGCCCATGACGTTATGCTGAAGGACAGCAGACAGATTATGTAAGCGATATAAGGTACGTTTTCGAACCTTACACCGCCTTTCAATGAATCATTTTTTACAGCCAGTCAATAGGGGCCGGTGTTTTTTTCAGATAATTCTGGGGAAAGCATTGGCCTTTTCTGAAAAAAGCTCAATTCACCAGACGTCCCACATCTAAAAGGCCCCAGCCCTGCTGGTTATGGGGAAGTCCCAGATCAACGGCCCGCTCGCGCAGCCTGAGTTTCACGTCTTTATTGCTCATCCAGGGATATTTTTCCAGTAAAAGGGCAATCGCCCCTGAAACCAGAGGCGTTGACATGGAAGTGCCGCTTTTGACCGTGTAGCCGTTCTGCCGGTTGGCGCAGCTTATAATACTGGAGCCGGGAGCCACAATGTCAGGCTTGCATACGCAGGCGCTGGTGGGTCCCCGGCCGGAATAGTCAATCATGCGGCTTCCCGCCACATCCACTTCTTTGTAGTCATCGGAGCAGCCTACCGTGATTACCTTACGGCTGATTCCCGGCGTCGTAATCGTATGCTGCCCCGGCCCGTTGTTGCCTGCGGCCACCACCACGATAAAACCCGCATCCCAGGCGGCATCAACCCCTTTAACAAGAGCCGAATCCTCGCTCATCCCCTTCCTGGTGAAGGAGCCTACCGATATGTTGATGATCCTGATACCAAACTCCTGTCTGTGCTTTTCAATCCATTTAAGTCCGGACAGCACATCGGAAGCAAAGCCGTTTCCTTTCTGATCAAGGACTTTCACACTGATTAGGCTGCATCCGGGCGCAACGCCCTGGTATCTTCCTTCGGAGGCCAGGCCTCCTCCTCCGATAATTCCCGAAATGTGTGTACCGTGACCGTTGTCATCATAAGGCAGGAATCTTCTCTTCAGCATATCGTTAAATACGACAACTCTATTTTCAAAGTCCGTATGGGGAAAAATCCCCGTATCCAGGACTGCTACACCTACGCCTTTTCCAGTCAGGCCGAGACGGTATGCCCCGTCACAATGTATCCATTTTTTTGCCTGATCCACAAAATATGCCCAGCTTTCTTCCTTCTTTACTTTAGGATATTCCGTTAGGACGGTTTCTGGGAGTAAAGAATGCATGAAAATACACTTTTGCATGGGACGAAGGTTTCAAAAAGCAGCAGCACAGGCGGGAACTCAACGGTTTCCATCCTGTGCTGCTGCTTTTTATCAATTTAATTTATAACGGTTCCGTAGTACATAATTACCGCTCTACGATGCACAGAAACGGCAGTAACCACCGTTTCGCCCTGCTACTTGCGGAAGCTGTAGTAAACTCCCTTATTGCTGAGGCCGCCTCTGAATCTGGCCAGTTCGCTGACCGTTACCAGCTGGTACCCCCGCTCGGTGAGCGCCGGAATCAGCGCTACGGCGGCGTCACCGGAAGCCGTGTAAAGCTCATGCATCAGTACGATATCGCCGTCCTTTACACTTCCGAGCACCGACTGGATGGTTTTTGACGCATTCTTTGTCTTCCAGTCCAGAGTATCGATGTTCCACATGATAATCGGCTGATTGATGTTGGCAAGTACCGTGTTGTTCTTGCTGCCTCCCGGAAGACGTACAAGAGCCGGAGACTCGCCCGTGACCGCGGCCACCGCCTGATTGCCGCGTTCTATCTGGCTGCGGATCTGGGCTGCGTCCAGCTTATTCAGATATTTGTGCTCATATGTATGGTTGCCGATTTCGTGGCCGTTGTCATGCATCCTCTTGATTTCTGTCTTGTAGGACGCTACGCGGTTGCCTACAACGAAAAATGTAGCCCGTCCGTTATTCTGTTCCAGACTGTCCATAATTCTGTTCCCGACCGGCGCATAAGGGCCGTCGTCAAAGGTCAGGGCCACCATCGGTTTGGTTGGATCAATATAGCGGCCTCCGCTCGCAACAAGCCCTTCCGTCGACTGGGCAGGCTGTTGTTCCGGCTGGGCGGGCTGCTGCTCCGGCTGTACCGGCTGCTGCTCGGGTTGTACCGGCTGCTGCTCCGGCTGTACTGGCTGCTGCTCCGGTTGGCCCGCCTGCTGCTCTGCCTGTCCCGCCTGCTGTTCTGCCTGTCCTGCCTGCTGTTCCTGATTCTGGGCTCCGGGGCCCGTGGCTTCATTCCTGGTACTTTCCACTATCGTTGTATCCGACGCCGGACCGGACGGCCCGTCCGCATACGAAGCAGGCGCCGCTGCAATCATAAAGGCCGCTGCCAGAAGCATGGCCGCCATTCTTTTTCCTGTTTTTCCGTTTAACTTAATCATTTTCCTCTCCTCAACTTAGAAAATTTTTGTTGCCAGCACCGATAACAATGAAAAGCACGCTTCGCAAACTTTTCACTGCCACTCAATAACGAAAACTGCAGAGCATGTTTTCATTATATTGCACCAATTGTACCACATGCCTTCCCTCAAAGGAACCCCGTTTTACCTGAATTGCGGTATTTCTGCTCCCTTTTTCTGCCAAACAGTGCATTATCATGAAAACCTGGGTTATCTATTAAAATTTTTAATAAATAAAGTCTATTGTCCAATCCCCCTAATATATGCTATGATGAAAATGATGTTCTTATTCTTATGAGCATGCAAAAATTTTGTATCTTCAGATATAAGATCGGGATAAAAAAATAAACTTACCAAATATTGAAAGGAAGTTAAAAATGGGTGGATTTTTCAGTGTTGCATCTAAGACAAACTGCACGATGGATCTGTTTTTCGGCGTAGATTACCATTCTCATCTGGGAACAAGAAGAGGCGGTATGGCCGTCTATGGACCCGGTGGTTTTAACCGTTCTATTCATAATATTGAGAATTCTCCGTTCCGTACGAAATTTGAAAGGGATGTCGAAGAACTGGAAGGCAATATGGGCATCGCCTGTATTTCCGATATGGAACCTCAGCCCCTCTTAATTCAGTCTCATCTGGGAAGCTATGCAATTACGACGGTCGGTAAAATTGCCAACCAGGAAGAGCTCGTTAGAGAAGCCTATGAAAAAGGCCACATTCATTTTCTTGAGATGAGCGGGGGCAAAATCAACTCAACCGAGCTGGTTGCCGCCATCATTAACCAGGCCGAATCCATCGTGGACGGTCTTCTGCTGGCCCAGGAAAAAATCAAGGGATCCATGACCATTCTGCTGCTGACCCCGGAAGGCGTCTATATTTCCAGGGACAGGCTCGGCCGCACCCCTGCCGTTATCGGAAGAAAAGAAGGCGCATACTGTGCTGCCTTTGAAAGTTTTTCCTTTATTAATCTGGGCTATTCCGCCTATCGGGAGCTGGGCCCGGGCGAGATCGTCCTGATGAAAGCGGATGGCATTGAAGTTTTGAGCCCTGCCAGAGAAGAAATGAAAATCTGTTCTTTCCTCTGGGTATACTATGGATACCCGACCTCTTCCTATGAGGGGATCAATGTGGAGGAGATGCGCTACAACTGCGGCCGTATGCTGGCCAAACGTGATCATGCGCAGGCCGACCTGGTAGCCGGTATCCCTGATTCCGGTATTGCCCATGCAATCGGATATGCCAACGAGTCCGGCATTCCTTTTTCACGTCCTTTCATTAAATATACCCCGACCTGGCCGCGCTCCTTCATGCCGACCAGCCAGAACCAGAGAAGCCTGATTGCCCGCATGAAGCTGATTCCGGTTGACTCCCTGATCCGGAACAAGAGCCTTCTCTTAATCGACGACTCCATTGTGCGCGGCACACAGCTCAGCGAGACAACGGAATTTTTATACCAGAGCGGAGCCAGGGAGGTCCATATCCGGCCGGCCTGTCCGCCGCTTTTATTCGGATGTAAATACCTGAACTTCTCACGCTCCAACTCCGATCTGGATCTGATTACCAGAAGGATCATAAGAGACCGCGAGGGCGACAACGTATCGGCCGAGGTCCTGGCAGATTACGCTAACCCCGACAGCCAGAATTATAAGGACATGATAGAATGCATCCGGAAAAAACTCAACTTCACGACACTTCAGTACCACAGGCTTGACGACTTAATCGCTTCCATCGGGATTTCACCATGTAAGCTCTGTACTTATTGCTGGAGTGGGAAAGAGTGATATCAGGAGTTTTTAAACAGATAGGGAGGCTGCTCAAACGCAAAACGAACGTTTGGGCAGCCTCTTGTTTTCTTGGTTGTGAGTCTTCAGTCCCGTCGACAACCTGCCCGGGGAAGGAAGGAGAAAAGATTCCCCCTCACCACCCCCTATAAACCGGGACTGAAGACTCATATACACTCTCCCACTCCCCCGTCCCCGCATCTCAACTTAAATACCATTTGACAAATCCTTCCCCATCCACTACAATAAGGATGAAATACAAATTGATTCTTTTATTTATCGGGACTCCTGCCCGGATGTTCCCTCCGTAAATAAGAGCCATGAATCTTTACAGGATGCGTGGGTCTTTTTTTATTTTCAGGATTTATCCTGCGGATAAAAAAGCTGCGCATATCTGCATTATGCAAATACCTGGAGGATTGATGTTATGAACTTTTATAAGACCCTGGACCTGATTATGAAACAGGATATGGGAGGACGCGGCCTTTTGGCCTCACTTCCCGCTTCACCGCTTGCTGAAACGGCCTCTGTCCTTGCAGACGCCAAACGTGCGGTGATTTTAACCGGCTTTCCGGTCCGTCTGCCGGACGGAACTTTTGTCGGCGAAACGGACGGTCCGTCCGGCGCCGCCAACCTCGCTTCGGCGCTGACAAAAACCGGGTGCCAGACCATCGTTGTTACGGATGCCGCTTCCTTCCCTCTTTTAAAGGAGGCGCTGCGTTTTGCCGCTCCCAGAGCTTCTCTCGTCCTGCTTCCGGACAATAACTCGTTATCTTTTATCCGGACGGTTCTTTATGAATTCAGGCCGACACATTTTATCAGCCTGGAACGGCCCGGAAAAGCAGCGGACGGCCATTACCACAATATGCGCGGCGAAATCATTGATGATATGATTGTGGATTCTTCTTCCTTCTTATCCGAAGCAAAAAAGAACGGAGCGCATACCATCTCAATTGGAGACGGAGGCAACGAGATGGGAATGGGCGCTTTCCGCCGTCAAATCCTTGAAAATGTTCCCTGCGGCAGTGAAATCTGTGCCT is part of the [Clostridium] symbiosum genome and encodes:
- a CDS encoding IMP dehydrogenase, yielding MAIYMNEPSHTFGEYLLIPGYSSTKCIPANVSLKTPLVKYARGEEPALSLNIPMTSAIMQSVSDDNMAIALAREGGLSFIYGSQSVESQAQMVSRVKNYRAGFVSSDSNITPENTLKDILDLKERTGHSTVAVTSDGTAGGKLLGIVTGRDYRVSRMSLDTKVSEFMTNFEHLIWADETTTLKEANDIIWEHKLNSLPIIDKEQRLVSMVFRKDYNSHKTNENELIDSSKRYLVGAGINTRDYAERIPALLEAGADVLCIDSSEGFSEWQKIVIDYIRENYGDTVKVGAGNVVDSEGFRFLAEAGADFVKVGIGGGAICITREQKGIGRGQATALIEVAKARDDYYKETGIYVPICSDGGIVHDYHITLALAMGADFLMLGRYFARFDESPTKKVNINGSYMKEYWGEGSARARNWQRYDLGGDAKLSFEEGVDSFVPYAGSLKDNVGLSLSKVRSTMCNCGCLTIPELQKNAKMTLISSTSIVEGGAHDVMLKDSRQIM
- a CDS encoding folate family ECF transporter S component translates to MSTRQTAKTGTRASFGSLQVLIMMALFIALSIVLGKQLSFTAGPFRISFENLTVLMAGIFFGPLAGLTVGACADLIGCLLVGYAINPIITAGAASVGFISGLVYKNCFRSKPKLRLAASVGAAHVIGSMIIKSIGLRIYFGYPLQMIALRVPLYIVIGCAEGYIIYLLLRNKAFGRQLERMKDR
- a CDS encoding polysaccharide deacetylase family protein → MIKLNGKTGKRMAAMLLAAAFMIAAAPASYADGPSGPASDTTIVESTRNEATGPGAQNQEQQAGQAEQQAGQAEQQAGQPEQQPVQPEQQPVQPEQQPVQPEQQPAQPEQQPAQSTEGLVASGGRYIDPTKPMVALTFDDGPYAPVGNRIMDSLEQNNGRATFFVVGNRVASYKTEIKRMHDNGHEIGNHTYEHKYLNKLDAAQIRSQIERGNQAVAAVTGESPALVRLPGGSKNNTVLANINQPIIMWNIDTLDWKTKNASKTIQSVLGSVKDGDIVLMHELYTASGDAAVALIPALTERGYQLVTVSELARFRGGLSNKGVYYSFRK
- a CDS encoding folylpolyglutamate synthase/dihydrofolate synthase family protein; the encoded protein is MKYEEAITYIKESTSPGTMPGLERVGRLLSLLGNPQNELKIIHVTGTNGKGSVCAMLESILDAAGYRTGLFTSPYIRKMNECIHLDKKPIDDRSFADVIGFIRPLADTMEEKPTEFEILSAAAMKFFSQKKCDVVICETGMGARLDATNTMKETLVSIIVNVELDHMGFLGDTIEKIAFEKSGVIKPGCPVIFGGTREGARQVIAEQAKLNKAKLTEVDYGALQNVETDLGGCSFDFNEYKNVRLSLPGLYQPSNAAVALTALSVMKKRGISVSAEAVKQGMRAVSWPARFETLLKNPLTVYDGAHNMAGMTVAVESIRTYFKGETVNIFMGVMADKEYDAMVDMLKPYTEAVYTVTPDNPRALPAKKLADCFKKHGVEKARPFDTLREAALCALEDCIKTGKPLVALGTLYMYEEAERTFRQCAAELGLDEGSLPIQESIDGR
- a CDS encoding S8 family peptidase, coding for MDQAKKWIHCDGAYRLGLTGKGVGVAVLDTGIFPHTDFENRVVVFNDMLKRRFLPYDDNGHGTHISGIIGGGGLASEGRYQGVAPGCSLISVKVLDQKGNGFASDVLSGLKWIEKHRQEFGIRIINISVGSFTRKGMSEDSALVKGVDAAWDAGFIVVVAAGNNGPGQHTITTPGISRKVITVGCSDDYKEVDVAGSRMIDYSGRGPTSACVCKPDIVAPGSSIISCANRQNGYTVKSGTSMSTPLVSGAIALLLEKYPWMSNKDVKLRLRERAVDLGLPHNQQGWGLLDVGRLVN
- a CDS encoding MBL fold metallo-hydrolase → MKISILNENTAGKRGFLAEHGLSLLIEHEGKRWLFDTGQTDVFMKNAALLHVPLTELSGIILSHGHFDHCGGLEFLVREYQKNGKKLPPVFVRESAFLNKTAINHDHRTYRIIGIPWKRELIGSAIRLTKSREEIAPGVTVMGDIPYTPGLEKKPDWFFIDNGTEKIPDYMSDEQMLVFETEKGLCLFAGCCHPGILNCLEYVSQAFPGQKIHSIFAGMHLAGASTERIAQTVKELGKRDFDLLMPVHCTGIEAMGRMKASFGAGCRLVETGMTLEL
- a CDS encoding amidophosphoribosyltransferase; this encodes MGGFFSVASKTNCTMDLFFGVDYHSHLGTRRGGMAVYGPGGFNRSIHNIENSPFRTKFERDVEELEGNMGIACISDMEPQPLLIQSHLGSYAITTVGKIANQEELVREAYEKGHIHFLEMSGGKINSTELVAAIINQAESIVDGLLLAQEKIKGSMTILLLTPEGVYISRDRLGRTPAVIGRKEGAYCAAFESFSFINLGYSAYRELGPGEIVLMKADGIEVLSPAREEMKICSFLWVYYGYPTSSYEGINVEEMRYNCGRMLAKRDHAQADLVAGIPDSGIAHAIGYANESGIPFSRPFIKYTPTWPRSFMPTSQNQRSLIARMKLIPVDSLIRNKSLLLIDDSIVRGTQLSETTEFLYQSGAREVHIRPACPPLLFGCKYLNFSRSNSDLDLITRRIIRDREGDNVSAEVLADYANPDSQNYKDMIECIRKKLNFTTLQYHRLDDLIASIGISPCKLCTYCWSGKE
- a CDS encoding DUF4392 domain-containing protein codes for the protein MNFYKTLDLIMKQDMGGRGLLASLPASPLAETASVLADAKRAVILTGFPVRLPDGTFVGETDGPSGAANLASALTKTGCQTIVVTDAASFPLLKEALRFAAPRASLVLLPDNNSLSFIRTVLYEFRPTHFISLERPGKAADGHYHNMRGEIIDDMIVDSSSFLSEAKKNGAHTISIGDGGNEMGMGAFRRQILENVPCGSEICALESAELALASGVSNWWGWGLSALLSINTGRFLLPSEEKETELLRRVVDAGGVDGCTKQRTLSVDHLDLATHLSVLRAVSELTKKTLDEMKTEPFLFIPDDRRKERHLMLNYR